A region from the Manihot esculenta cultivar AM560-2 chromosome 13, M.esculenta_v8, whole genome shotgun sequence genome encodes:
- the LOC110630375 gene encoding elongation of fatty acids protein 3-like, whose protein sequence is MMETVFKTLTYYLSEHPSIVTFRWSHTQSWGSTWSFLFSSIVFYLVLCSFIHLFLAILLRRGRAVPLGPIPALHSLSMALISATIFAGILLSTASEIQETRWFWRRSKTPFQWLLCFPLGTRPSGRVFFWSYMYYLSRFLHMFRTFFSILQLRKLAFFQLFNSSISIFMSFLWLEFSQSFQVLAILLATLAYSVVYGYRFWTAIGLPSACFPFVVNCQMVLLGCNLACHVGVLLLHFMKGGCNGIGAWLFNSVLNGAILLLFLNFYVKVHLGSRKKKMDNENHHHHHPVITEEEMKKFN, encoded by the coding sequence ATGATGGAAACCGTCTTCAAAACACTAACCTATTATCTCTCTGAGCATCCCTCCATTGTCACCTTCCGCTGGAGCCACACCCAGTCATGGGGCTCAACATGGTCGTTCCTTTTCTCCTCCATAGTCTTCTACCTTGTATTATGTTCTTTCATCCATCTTTTCCTGGCGATTCTTCTCCGTCGTGGCCGAGCCGTTCCTCTGGGTCCAATCCCCGCCCTTCATAGTCTCTCCATGGCGTTAATTTCCGCCACCATTTTCGCCGGCATTCTCCTTTCCACAGCTTCAGAGATCCAAGAAACTCGCTGGTTTTGGCGGCGTTCGAAGACCCCATTTCAATGGCTCCTTTGTTTTCCTCTGGGGACACGTCCCTCTGGTCGAGTTTTTTTCTGGTCATACATGTATTATCTCTCGCGATTCCTCCACATGTTCCGaactttcttctccattttgcAGCTACGTAAACTGGCGTTTTTTCAGCTATTCAACAGCTCCATCTCCATCTTTATGTCATTCTTGTGGCTTGAATTCTCTCAATCGTTCCAAGTCCTGGCAATTCTCCTCGCAACTCTGGCATACTCTGTGGTTTATGGGTATAGATTTTGGACCGCAATTGGTTTGCCCAGTGCTTGTTTCCCCTTCGTCGTGAATTGCCAGATGGTGTTGTTGGGCTGCAACCTCGCTTGCCATGTTGGGGTGCTTTTGCTTCATTTTATGAAAGGTGGGTGCAATGGAATTGGGGCCTGGCTCTTCAATTCAGTGCTCAACGGAGCAATCCTTTTGCTGTTCTTGAATTTTTATGTCAAGGTGCATTTGGGAAGcaggaagaagaagatggatAATGAGaaccatcatcatcatcatccagTTATTACAGAGGAAGAGATgaagaaatttaattaa